One genomic window of Cercospora beticola chromosome 5, complete sequence includes the following:
- a CDS encoding uncharacterized protein (antiSMASH:Cluster_18): protein MAPWTPTENFSWADDVEESIPLPQWNAGDSARNKETERPKEKSTKLSWGEAFLKAAGVSAEKIDSKASELDPTEPTAMEEDQSDDRTCLEELPSPGDHVEHGPVASASSFEADLSANGEANASEFTSTDRQTNEEVVTPPMGAPGDDEELSSSSSALSQICEDAWGEDIENFDTSYEQSHEKEFIASLTKRLLHAPRGKDAAERAPGENQSDCKDREHNTRLSGSELRLQANEGQHANAVQLVDETEKRNPRWKVCVVLFLFGLCYCCLCTRLGTLCHPA from the coding sequence ATGGCACCTTGGACACCTACGGAGAACTTTAGCTGGGCTGATGACGTGGAGGAGTCGATTCCACTTCCACAGTGGAATGCTGGTGACTCTGCTAGAAACAAAGAGACTGAGCGGCCAaaggagaagtcgacaaAGTTGAGCTGGGGTGAGGCATTTCTGAAGGCGGCTGGTGTCTCTGCTGAAAAGATCGACTCCAAGGCATCAGAGCTGGATCCGACAGAGCCGACCGCCATGGAAGAAGATCAGAGCGATGACAGGACTTGTCTCGAGGAGCTTCCTTCACCTGGAGACCACGTGGAACACGGGCCcgttgcttctgcttcttcgtttGAAGCAGATCTCAGTGCCAACGGGGAGGCAAACGCCTCGGAATTCACCTCGACAGATCGCCAGACCAATGAAGAAGTGGTGACTCCTCCCATGGGAGCTCcgggtgatgatgaggagctctcatcttcttcttctgctctctCGCAGATCTGCGAGGACGCTTGGGGCGAAGATATCGAAAATTTTGATACATCGTACGAACAGAGTCATGAGAAAGAGTTTATTGCATCTCTGACGAAAAGACTTCTCCATGCTCCCCGAGGGAAAGATGCCGCGGAAAGGGCGCCAGGAGAAAATCAGAGCGATTGCAAAGATAGAGAACATAACACACGACTTTCTGGATCAGAACTGCGACTTCAAGCCAACGAGGGTCAGCACGCAAATGCTGTTCAGCTTGTTGATGAAACAGAGAAAAGGAACCCAAGATGGAAAGTGTGCGTTGTTCTCTTCCTTTTTGGCTTATGCTACTGCTGTCTCTGCACGAGGCTTGGAACGCTGTGCCATCCTGCTTGA